The following coding sequences are from one Nicotiana tomentosiformis chromosome 3, ASM39032v3, whole genome shotgun sequence window:
- the LOC138908274 gene encoding uncharacterized protein, translated as MKIPTDDLWRRNGYIIVSKCWCCSPPKEDSYQLLFLKSETANRVWKSFLQPAEIIINMVQVHQVIRAWWSKPCCPKLKPLFQATPAIITLELWKRRNKMKHGGAVSEKRVIHEVNKTLFFLARSRYPRLTNIPVLWTDMIRYFERYKPYVVSRRVIWQLPNAGWFKCNSDGASKGNPSPSSYGYYTRDNVGDLIYAQSTDIGQTTNIVAEAKGILYGLLYCVDKQLHPLIMETDSLVMKKIIENEWECPWTIRAYVKKIKEIKDNYNVLFKHVFREGNAVADLLANLVFSSAGDSTFNSFHSLPPEAKTLINMDKSQIPNIRVRVAKGFPQH; from the coding sequence ATGAAGATCCCCACTGATGACTTGTGGAGAAGAAATGGATATATCATAGTATCTAAATGCTGGTGTTGCTCACCTCCTAAAGAAGACTCCTACCAACTCCTCTTCCTGAAGAGTGAAACAGCAAACAGAGTGTGGAAATCTTTCTTGCAACCAGCTGAAATTATAATAAACATGGTACAAGTCCACCAAGTCATTAGAGCATGGTGGAGTAAACCATGCTGCCCaaaattaaagccactatttcaagcaACACCTGCCATAATAACTTTGGAATTATGGAAGAGGAGAAATAAAATGAAACATGGGGGAGCTGTTTCAGAAAAAAGGGTAATTCATGAAGTGAATAAGACTCTATTCTTTCTGGCAAGAAGCAGATATCCCCGACTAACAAACATCCCAGTATTGTGGACAGATATGATCAGATACTTTGAAAGGTACAAGCCTTATGTAGTCAGCAGAAGAGTTATCTGGCAACTGCCTAATGCAGGATGGTTCAAATGCAACTCTGATGGAGCATCTAAAGGGAACCCAAGTCCTAGTTCTTATGGTTACTACACAAGAGACAATGTTGGAGATTTAATATATGCTCAATCTACAGACATAGGACAAACAACCAATATAGTTGCTGAAGCAAAAGGAATCCTATATGGTCTGCTGTACTGTGTGGACAAACAACTCCATCCTTTAATCATGGAAACTGACTCTTTGGTAATGAAAAAGATCATTGAAAATGAATGGGAGTGCCCATGGACAATAAGAGCATATGTCAAAAAGATAAAAGAGATCAAGGACAACTATAATGTCTTGTTTAAGCATGTGTTCAGAGAAGGAAATGCAGTTGCTGACCTGCTAGCTAACTTGGTTTTCTCTTCTGCAGGTGATTCCACATTTAACTCATTCCATAGTCTGCCCCCAGAAGCAAAGACTCTTATCAACATGGACAAATCTCAAATCCCTAACATTAGGGTAAGGGTGGCTAAAGGGTTTCCACAACACTGA